Proteins from one Brassica rapa cultivar Chiifu-401-42 unplaced genomic scaffold, CAAS_Brap_v3.01 Scaffold0526, whole genome shotgun sequence genomic window:
- the LOC117130520 gene encoding uncharacterized protein LOC117130520 has translation MEDYSEEEAEEYNTSEVDWGEEADQDCWDDGDDHTEGHWCADSVPEYVPNDEQEYPEVEPESMDQYSTCYGPKSQLIYEDSSEGKYYSQACPRREKTTVAAPSRSYHGSLSRHAHSTPWNYNGDQFYQNRLAAPSIHFSGHKQGPSAYLRWEDDMEQWFIAWRIPEKLKLTYAKDTLTGEAYNWWSQLDADRIYFNDPAFTWKEVKMLMYSEFVKKAKYIQKVSTRRLIKHQVLQPTVQREVVSQRQSSRPVHPPHVKRNQGEHSNSLKPSEVICYRCQGKGHLAKECPTKRVVKSVLSEAKETNLEVSDSDTRIDDSFSRMDKHIDDLINLIKARSTSVSSNSMTVLTHLSSAQKVESISGTNIEIKEQEPNLAAQSSPTLDKVISELKVNNLTYQNTGMMHLHSVQNVDEGLGNEETRTEAKQQENNEQSTLETSTPADQALEVVNTKAESMQDNQVSEALNLTQYYIFESSTSSMKHLLLPISDDSDIGTMEKHPEPNSQPYTQAVVNGETNCEIGDFEKETTILPREIIDRPWKGGIASLLIKEEPPDGQCITKPCIYQGKLVLRTKPFEEGGNDEDLKSVAGPPTHEINHTSYIGASSDIGALKEGYLCNHKEFNRETSFYRFSTQPEHAANWFHTKKSNGLGDMPVTSQTIYTASELVLIKESNSLLKECATQTHVWKPGDYSLHLRAVGEFLPCTSSHMIKMNPLFVNLPYMDAFTLGVIKDQRLFPLLFRHDLETIQTSKEIPRMHLFLPKLTRYKERRQLPYMDRFCTN, from the exons ATGGAGGATTACTCAGAAGAAGAGGCTGAAGAATACAACACGTCTGAGGTAGATTGGGGAGAAGAAGCTGACCAGGATTGTTGGGACGATGGAGATGACCACACTGAAGGTCATTGGTGCGCAGACTCTGTTCCAGAGTATGTCCCAAACGATGAACAAGAATACCCAGAGGTGGAACCAGAATCAATGGACCAGTATTCAACTTGCTATGGTCCCAAATCCCAACTCATCTATGAGGATAGTTCTGAAGGAAAATATTATTCTCAAGCGTGTCCTAGAAGAGAAAAGACCACCGTGGCTGCACCATCAAGATCTTATCATGGGAGTCTATCAAGACATGCTCACAGCACGCCATGGAACTACAATGGAGATCAGTTTTATCAGAATCGCTTGGCTGCACCATCTATACATTTTTCTGGTCATAAGCAAGGACCAAGTGCATATCTAAGGTGGGAGGACGACATGGAGCAATGGTTTATAGCTTGGAGAATTCCAGAGAAGCTAAAGCTAACTTATGCGAAGGATACCTTAACCGGAGAGGCATACAATTGGTGGAGTCAGCTAGATGCTGATAGGATCTATTTCAATGATCCGGCTTTTACTTGGAAAGAGGTTAAGATGCTCATGTATAGTGAGTTTGTGAAGAAGGCAAAATACATTCAGAAGGTGTCCACAAGGAGATTAATAAAGCACCAAGTCTTGCAACCCACAGTTCAGAGAGAAGTTGTTTCCCAAAGACAAAGTTCAAGGCCAGTGCATCCACCTCATGTCAAACGAAACCAAGGTGAGCACTCTAACTCTTTAAAACCATCTGAGGTTATTTGTTATAGGTGTCAAGGCAAGGGCCATCTAGCAAAGGAGTGTCCCACAAAACGAGTTGTGAAGTCAGTACTATCTGAagcaaaagaaacaaacttggAGGTAAGTGATTCCGATACTAGAATTGATGATTCCTTTTCTAGAATGGATAAACATATTGATGATCTTATCAACTTGATTAAAGCTAGATCTACTTCTGTTTCTAGTAATTCCATGACTGTCTTAACACACTTGTCTAGCGCCCAAAAGGTTGAAAGTATTTCAGGTACTAACATAGAAATCAAGGAACAAGAGCCCAACCTTGCTGCGCAATCAAGTCCAACACTTGATAAGGTGATTTCTGAACTTAAAGTGAATAATCTTACTTATCAAAACACTGGTATGATGCACTTGCACTCTGTCCAGAATGTTGATGAAGGTCTAGGTAATGAGGAGACACGTACAGAAGCTAAACAACAAGAGAATAATGAGCAATCTACCCTAGAGACCTCTACACCAGCTGATCAAGCTTTAGAGGTAGTAAATACCAAAGCTGAATCAATGCAAGATAACCAGGTAAGTGAAGCTCTAAATCTtactcaatattatatttttgaatcgtcCACTTCAAGTATGAAACACTTGCTCTTGCCCATAAGTGATGATTCAGATATAGGTACAATGGAGAAGCATCCAGAACCAAACTCACAACCTTACACCCAAGCAGTGGTCAATGGAGAAACCAATTGTGAAATAGGAGATTTCGAAAAGGAGACCACGATCCTTCCAAGGGAAATCATAGACCGACCATGGAAAGGGGGCATAGCTTCCCTACTGATCAAAGAAGAACCACCAGATGGACAATGCATCACAAAACCGTGCATATACCAAG GTAAATTGGTTTTGAGGACAaaaccttttgaagagggagggaatgatgaggacCTAAAGTCAGTAGCTGGACCACCAACTCATGAGATCAACCATACAAGCTACATTGGAGCCAGCAGCGACATAGGTGCACTCAAAGAAGGATATCTTTGCAACCATAAGGAATTTAAccgtgaaaccagtttctatagaTTCTCAACTCAACCAGAGCACGCAGCGAATTGGTTTCATACCAAAAAGAGTAATGGTTTAGGAGATATGCCAGTTACAAGTCAGACTATCTACACTGCATCCGAATtggttctaattaaggaaagtaatTCTTTGCTTAAGGAGTGTGCAACTCAAACTCACGTGTGGAAACCAGGAGATTATTCATTACATCTAAGAGCAGTGGGAGAGTTTCTACCATGCACCAGCAGccacatgatcaagatgaatCCCTTATTTGTCAACTTACCTTACATGGATGCATTCACACTTGGAGTTATTAAAGACCAACGGCTCTTTCCCCTTCTGTTCAGGCACGACTTAGAGACTATCCAGACATCAAAGGAGATCCCACGGATGCATTTATTTCTGCCCAAACTCACAAGATACAAGGAGAGAAGACAACTTCCATACATGGACAGATTCTGCACCAACTaa